One stretch of Spiroplasma mirum ATCC 29335 DNA includes these proteins:
- a CDS encoding ABC transporter permease subunit: MNQAIKNNSWLLTQKTRIFFRSNEFKTKMNYVKASICAIIAGAILSFIILGANDANPLLFFKYVFSLAFQPLMLDQTLTYWAIYIVAGLSVAIGFKAGLFNIGAPGQMLLAGSMSLVLGLKNPHISQGGGVVSALIISILVGSCLAAIAGALKAYFNIHEVVTTIMLNWIVWYVMKWMFMNQSFGLWEASRNSTKDITQVTDNFNLALNGQNWIIPFIIAIILLALAIFVINYTVLGFRIKAVGKSRDASLYAGTNVKFYIIVSMVISGGLAGVLGMLYYMTQSTVLQFTTDALPSVGFDAIAVALVAFTNGLSILPIALLWAIIKTSAMATTQLPALQMSKQMGQLIFGIIIYMTAISALFIYLKPILWIRRWFNIYNNKDVWGEYQKYRLKIKEYKKEIKNINKEYHVQLKVLKAKGNKEEVLNYKEEVNSQLTNLVGRINNLKTEINFFIQKCYKNLFMEGRKAIRTSYNNAIFGSIAAAVDRYVQANTEYTLKKQQVAFAKRQYEQTVKELAGKAKHECYELLNNYKKDAYLQLTNLHSAYSELISRQNEEIKVLKESYYPIFDQIHHQYENDHVLLKQHEKETMAKLNSEVKALKIKHKQQLHDLRQQQKIAKQQIKAQLKELKLACDNDSVIKQQVATIKENLNLKLQELKKEHLANLEKLRIEQQNKLPELRNKYNHEVSLIIQALKDNNKLLRQELLCKKETYKKAKLAQKRGE, translated from the coding sequence ATGAATCAAGCAATTAAAAACAATTCTTGGTTGCTAACGCAAAAGACAAGAATCTTCTTTCGTTCTAATGAGTTTAAAACAAAAATGAACTATGTAAAAGCTTCAATTTGTGCCATTATTGCCGGAGCAATTTTAAGTTTCATTATTCTTGGTGCTAATGATGCTAATCCACTATTATTTTTTAAATATGTTTTTTCATTAGCATTCCAACCGCTAATGTTAGATCAAACATTAACATACTGAGCAATTTATATTGTGGCGGGGTTATCTGTTGCAATTGGGTTTAAAGCCGGATTATTTAACATTGGGGCGCCAGGCCAAATGTTATTAGCAGGAAGTATGAGTTTAGTGTTGGGATTAAAAAATCCCCATATTTCACAAGGAGGAGGAGTTGTTAGTGCTTTGATAATTTCCATTCTAGTTGGTTCTTGTTTAGCAGCAATTGCCGGAGCGTTAAAAGCTTACTTTAATATCCACGAAGTTGTGACAACAATTATGTTAAACTGAATTGTTTGATATGTAATGAAATGGATGTTTATGAACCAATCATTTGGGTTATGAGAAGCAAGTCGGAACTCAACCAAAGATATTACCCAAGTTACTGATAATTTTAACTTGGCACTAAATGGTCAAAACTGAATTATTCCATTTATTATTGCAATTATTCTATTAGCCTTAGCAATCTTTGTTATTAACTACACAGTGTTAGGATTTAGAATTAAAGCAGTTGGGAAATCACGTGATGCTTCATTATATGCCGGAACAAATGTTAAATTCTATATAATTGTTTCAATGGTAATTTCCGGGGGACTCGCCGGCGTCTTGGGAATGCTTTATTACATGACCCAGTCAACGGTGTTGCAGTTCACCACTGATGCCTTGCCAAGTGTCGGGTTTGATGCGATTGCGGTAGCGTTAGTTGCCTTTACGAACGGATTGTCCATCTTGCCAATTGCGCTGTTATGGGCGATTATTAAGACTTCAGCGATGGCAACAACCCAACTTCCAGCGCTCCAAATGTCAAAACAAATGGGACAATTAATTTTCGGAATTATTATTTATATGACAGCTATTTCAGCGTTATTTATATATTTAAAACCGATTTTATGAATTCGCCGTTGATTTAATATTTATAATAATAAAGATGTATGGGGTGAATATCAAAAATATCGACTAAAAATTAAAGAATATAAAAAAGAAATTAAAAATATTAATAAAGAATACCATGTTCAACTAAAAGTTTTAAAAGCAAAAGGTAATAAAGAAGAAGTTTTAAATTATAAAGAAGAAGTTAATAGTCAATTAACTAACTTAGTTGGTCGAATAAATAATTTAAAAACTGAAATTAATTTCTTTATTCAAAAATGTTACAAAAATTTATTTATGGAAGGGCGTAAAGCAATTCGAACTAGTTACAACAATGCTATTTTTGGTTCAATTGCCGCGGCAGTGGATCGTTATGTGCAAGCAAATACAGAGTATACCTTGAAAAAACAACAAGTTGCTTTTGCCAAAAGACAGTATGAACAAACTGTTAAAGAGTTAGCCGGAAAAGCAAAACATGAATGTTATGAATTATTAAATAATTATAAAAAAGATGCTTATCTACAGTTAACTAATTTACACTCAGCGTATAGTGAATTAATTTCGCGTCAAAATGAGGAAATTAAAGTATTAAAAGAAAGTTACTATCCAATTTTTGACCAAATTCATCATCAATATGAAAATGACCATGTGTTATTAAAACAACATGAAAAAGAAACAATGGCAAAATTGAATAGTGAAGTTAAAGCGTTAAAAATTAAACATAAACAACAATTACATGATTTAAGACAACAACAAAAAATTGCCAAACAACAGATTAAAGCACAGCTAAAAGAATTAAAACTAGCTTGTGATAATGATTCAGTAATAAAACAACAAGTGGCAACAATTAAAGAAAATTTAAACCTTAAATTACAAGAACTTAAAAAAGAACACCTTGCTAATTTAGAAAAATTACGAATTGAGCAACAAAATAAATTGCCGGAATTACGTAATAAATATAATCACGAAGTATCCTTAATTATTCAAGCGTTAAAAGATAATAATAAATTATTACGCCAAGAATTACTTTGTAAAAAAGAAACTTATAAAAAAGCAAAATTAGCTCAGAAAAGGGGGGAATAA
- a CDS encoding ABC transporter permease, whose protein sequence is MSAAGQLFANGSILFAVLLIASMAGLYSERAGVVNIAIDGMMIIGALVYALLGKAFAQQGNAMQLVALVISSMIAGLFAILHAFASVTLRAQQVISGTAINLLATGLGLFFVTIPSLAPGNMIQTGFTTIGIDKYQIVTIFVIIAVVIALFTFFFFRFTKRGTRYVAAGENPNAIDAAGISVIKTRYVAVIISGCLAGLAGAMFTHFVSGQFRGDVQGQGYIALAIMIFGQWRIQYITLGSMLFSFLIALANSLWRFTGWNIADPSNQLLKIIPFALALVTMVAFSKYSKMPKSDGIPFNKSLR, encoded by the coding sequence ATGTCAGCTGCAGGTCAATTATTTGCCAATGGTTCCATATTATTTGCTGTTTTATTAATTGCATCAATGGCTGGACTTTATTCAGAACGCGCCGGAGTTGTTAACATTGCCATTGACGGGATGATGATTATTGGGGCTTTAGTGTATGCTTTATTAGGAAAAGCCTTTGCCCAACAGGGAAATGCAATGCAATTAGTAGCATTAGTAATATCTTCAATGATTGCCGGATTATTTGCCATCCTTCATGCGTTTGCTTCGGTCACCTTGCGCGCCCAACAAGTCATATCCGGAACCGCTATTAACTTGTTAGCAACTGGATTAGGATTGTTCTTTGTAACAATTCCTTCCTTAGCACCCGGAAACATGATCCAAACTGGATTTACAACCATTGGAATTGATAAATATCAAATTGTAACCATCTTTGTTATTATTGCCGTGGTGATTGCCTTATTCACATTCTTCTTCTTTAGATTTACTAAAAGAGGAACACGCTATGTGGCAGCCGGGGAAAACCCTAATGCCATTGATGCAGCGGGAATTAGTGTTATTAAAACTAGATATGTAGCGGTAATTATCTCAGGATGTTTAGCGGGCTTAGCTGGTGCAATGTTTACCCACTTTGTATCAGGACAATTCCGTGGTGATGTCCAAGGACAAGGTTATATTGCTTTAGCAATTATGATTTTTGGTCAATGAAGAATTCAATATATTACTCTAGGAAGTATGCTATTTAGTTTCCTAATTGCTCTAGCTAATAGTTTATGAAGATTTACTGGTTGAAATATTGCTGATCCCTCAAACCAATTATTAAAAATTATTCCATTTGCTCTAGCTTTAGTAACAATGGTCGCCTTTTCAAAATACTCGAAAATGCCGAAATCTGATGGAATTCCATTTAATAAATCTTTACGGTAA
- a CDS encoding DNA-directed RNA polymerase subunit beta, with amino-acid sequence MALKEKEFGHYAKRIDYTKVSGNLDLPNLIEIQTETYDWFKKQGISQVFEEVFPIVGHEENVILEMLDWEFREPRRTIPQSKEESKIYEAPIYSNLKLTINSKDLEIEKGLIKGDAELIKSWIEEKIGHNITILKKTADVVYFDIHSGDEEATCIATIKERTDLKLVIEITIEKIGEVFFGDFPLMTGKGTFIVNGSEKVVVSQLVRSPGAYYKKDFNRKTGENIYYVDLIPSRGTWLEFESDMKKIKTGKEERFDTVYYVKIDKSRKVSVASLFTALGVTKETVFDIFGDNKYVGNTYDLEQYSGDINYDQQVAAQEIYKKIRAGETATPDGATKYLYGLLFDKRKYDLTKAGRFKLIQKLSVENRIYNKVLAEDIKDVNGKVIFSEGTLFDKESVNKLKEVLKAGACLEEVYFNTEIPGNNKIQKIKVYVDNELRNQVENIIGIDPNATDEFVTAPDILATFSYLLNLKHDIGEVDDIDHLGNRRVRTIGELLQNQFRIGLLRIEKNVKEKMSTSNIFKMKPSNIINNKPLSAIIGEFFNLSQLSQFMDQTNPLAELTNKRRLTALGPGGLSRERAGLEVRDVHYSHYGRICPIETPEGPNIGLINSLATYAKINSFGFIETPYRKVIDNKVTSQNDYLTADEEKNYVVAHANIRLSDKGKILDDQVIARFQGENIIASRTEVDYVDVSPKQIVSIATSCIPFLENDDANRALMGANMQRQAIPLINPQSPYVGTGVEYAAAKDSGLAIVSQYDGVIDFVDATKIILKTKEGLKTYNLDTFVRSNQGTSLTHVPLVKQGQKVVKGQILADGPSIDKGELALGQNVVVAFTTWNGYNYEDAIIVSERLVADDVFTSIHIEEYTIERRQTKQGAEEITREIPNISENARKFLDDDGLVIIGTEVKPGDILVGKVTPKGQTQLSPEDKLLQAIFGEKSKNVKDNSLRVPNGGEGIVQAIKRFPREKYELAADVLEVVKVYIVQKRKIQEGDKMAGRHGNKGVISKILPIEDMPHLEDGTPVDIMLNPLGVPSRMNIGQVLEIHLGMAAKKLGQKVSTPVFDGMTNDELIELMDKAGMKNFGKEILVDGRTGEKFDNPVSVGVMYMLKLSHMVDDKLHARNVGPYSLITQQPLGGKAQNGGQRFGEMEVWALEAYGAAHTLREILTIKSDDIKGRTRAYEAIVKDKKIPEPGIPESFNVLTREIQGLGFNIQMIDEDGNIKNINSYDNEDSYVIEELTNTTIDEFEDEFDISKFILNNDNIENAEFELNIEEDPNADEDSYDDGDHNPIKPDYQSDEE; translated from the coding sequence ATGGCATTAAAAGAAAAAGAATTTGGGCATTACGCTAAAAGAATTGATTATACAAAAGTAAGTGGGAATTTGGACCTGCCGAACTTAATTGAAATTCAAACTGAAACGTATGATTGATTTAAAAAACAAGGAATTAGCCAAGTGTTCGAAGAAGTATTCCCAATTGTTGGGCATGAAGAGAATGTTATTTTAGAAATGTTAGATTGAGAATTTAGAGAACCACGACGAACAATTCCCCAATCTAAAGAAGAATCTAAGATTTATGAAGCACCAATTTATTCAAATTTAAAACTAACAATTAATTCAAAAGATTTAGAAATTGAAAAAGGACTCATTAAAGGTGACGCTGAATTAATTAAGTCATGAATTGAAGAAAAAATCGGTCATAATATTACTATTTTGAAAAAAACAGCTGATGTTGTGTATTTCGACATCCATTCAGGAGATGAAGAAGCAACTTGCATTGCAACAATTAAAGAACGAACAGATTTAAAATTAGTCATTGAAATCACAATTGAAAAAATTGGTGAAGTTTTTTTTGGTGATTTTCCGTTAATGACTGGAAAAGGAACCTTCATTGTTAATGGTTCAGAAAAAGTTGTTGTTTCACAATTAGTCCGTTCACCAGGGGCTTATTATAAAAAAGATTTTAACCGTAAAACCGGAGAAAACATTTATTATGTTGATCTAATTCCGTCTCGGGGAACATGGTTAGAATTTGAATCAGATATGAAAAAAATTAAGACTGGAAAAGAAGAACGTTTTGACACTGTTTATTATGTCAAAATTGATAAATCAAGAAAAGTTTCGGTGGCTAGTTTATTTACAGCCTTAGGAGTAACCAAAGAAACTGTTTTTGATATTTTTGGTGATAATAAATATGTTGGAAACACTTATGATTTAGAACAATATAGTGGTGATATTAATTATGATCAGCAAGTAGCGGCCCAAGAAATTTATAAAAAAATCCGTGCAGGAGAAACTGCCACTCCTGATGGAGCTACTAAATATTTATATGGTTTATTATTTGACAAACGTAAATATGATTTAACGAAAGCCGGAAGATTCAAATTAATTCAAAAATTATCAGTTGAAAACCGAATCTATAATAAGGTTTTAGCAGAAGACATTAAAGATGTTAATGGTAAAGTAATTTTTAGTGAGGGAACTTTATTTGATAAAGAAAGTGTTAATAAATTAAAAGAGGTTTTAAAAGCTGGTGCTTGTTTAGAAGAAGTCTACTTTAATACTGAAATTCCCGGTAATAATAAAATCCAAAAAATTAAAGTATACGTTGATAACGAATTAAGAAATCAAGTTGAAAATATTATTGGAATTGATCCGAACGCAACGGATGAATTTGTTACAGCGCCAGATATTTTAGCAACTTTTTCATATTTATTAAACTTAAAACATGATATTGGAGAAGTTGATGATATTGATCACTTAGGAAACCGTCGTGTTCGTACAATTGGAGAATTGCTACAAAACCAATTTCGAATTGGACTTTTAAGAATTGAAAAAAATGTTAAAGAAAAAATGTCAACTTCAAATATTTTCAAGATGAAGCCATCAAATATTATTAATAATAAACCTTTATCAGCGATTATTGGTGAGTTCTTTAACTTGTCACAGTTGTCACAGTTTATGGACCAAACTAACCCCTTAGCAGAGTTAACAAACAAACGTCGGTTAACAGCCTTAGGGCCGGGTGGATTATCACGTGAACGCGCTGGTTTAGAAGTACGGGATGTTCACTACTCACACTACGGAAGAATTTGTCCAATTGAAACACCAGAAGGGCCTAACATTGGGTTAATTAATAGCTTAGCAACTTACGCAAAAATTAATTCATTTGGCTTTATTGAAACACCATACCGCAAAGTAATTGATAATAAAGTTACTAGTCAAAATGATTATCTAACCGCTGATGAAGAAAAAAATTATGTGGTGGCACATGCTAACATTCGTTTAAGCGATAAGGGTAAAATTTTAGACGACCAAGTAATTGCTCGGTTCCAAGGTGAAAACATTATTGCATCACGAACTGAAGTTGATTATGTTGATGTGTCACCAAAACAAATTGTTTCAATTGCTACAAGTTGTATTCCGTTCTTAGAAAATGATGATGCGAACCGGGCATTGATGGGAGCCAACATGCAACGACAAGCCATCCCACTAATTAATCCCCAATCACCATATGTTGGAACAGGAGTTGAATATGCCGCAGCGAAAGACTCGGGATTAGCAATTGTTTCCCAATATGATGGAGTAATTGATTTTGTTGATGCTACAAAAATTATTTTAAAAACCAAAGAAGGGTTAAAAACATATAACCTAGATACTTTTGTGCGTAGTAATCAGGGGACTTCTTTAACGCATGTTCCGTTAGTTAAACAAGGGCAAAAAGTTGTGAAAGGTCAAATTCTAGCTGATGGTCCTTCAATTGATAAAGGGGAATTAGCCTTAGGACAAAATGTAGTGGTTGCCTTTACAACTTGAAATGGTTATAACTATGAAGATGCCATTATTGTTTCTGAACGTTTAGTTGCGGATGATGTTTTTACTTCGATTCATATTGAAGAATATACAATTGAAAGACGCCAAACAAAACAAGGAGCAGAAGAAATTACGAGAGAAATTCCTAATATTTCTGAAAACGCGCGGAAATTCTTAGATGATGACGGGTTAGTTATTATTGGAACCGAAGTTAAACCAGGTGATATTTTAGTGGGGAAAGTTACCCCAAAAGGGCAAACCCAACTTTCACCAGAAGATAAACTATTACAAGCAATTTTTGGTGAAAAATCAAAAAATGTTAAAGATAATTCTTTACGAGTACCAAATGGGGGGGAAGGAATTGTGCAAGCAATTAAACGATTCCCTCGTGAAAAATATGAATTAGCAGCTGATGTGTTAGAAGTTGTTAAAGTTTATATTGTCCAAAAACGTAAGATCCAAGAAGGAGATAAAATGGCTGGTCGTCATGGTAACAAAGGGGTTATTTCAAAAATCTTACCAATTGAAGATATGCCACACTTAGAAGATGGAACCCCAGTTGATATTATGTTAAACCCATTAGGGGTGCCATCACGGATGAATATTGGACAGGTGCTAGAAATTCATTTAGGAATGGCGGCTAAAAAATTAGGGCAAAAAGTTTCAACACCAGTTTTTGATGGAATGACAAATGATGAATTAATTGAGCTAATGGATAAAGCAGGAATGAAAAACTTCGGGAAAGAAATTTTAGTTGATGGTCGTACTGGTGAAAAATTTGATAACCCAGTTTCAGTGGGAGTAATGTATATGTTAAAACTATCTCACATGGTTGATGACAAATTACATGCTCGGAATGTCGGACCATACTCATTAATTACCCAACAACCGTTAGGAGGAAAAGCTCAAAATGGGGGGCAACGTTTTGGAGAAATGGAAGTTTGGGCGTTAGAAGCTTACGGAGCAGCGCATACCTTACGAGAAATTTTAACAATCAAATCCGATGATATTAAAGGAAGAACCCGCGCTTACGAAGCAATTGTTAAAGATAAGAAAATTCCTGAACCAGGAATTCCCGAATCATTTAATGTTTTAACTCGTGAAATTCAAGGGTTAGGATTTAATATTCAAATGATTGATGAAGATGGAAACATCAAAAATATCAATAGTTATGATAATGAAGATAGTTATGTAATTGAAGAATTAACTAATACAACAATTGATGAATTTGAAGATGAGTTTGATATTTCAAAATTTATTCTAAATAACGATAATATTGAAAATGCTGAATTCGAATTGAATATTGAAGAAGATCCAAATGCAGATGAGGATAGTTATGATGATGGTGATCATAACCCAATTAAACCAGATTATCAAAGTGATGAAGAATAG
- the rpsL gene encoding 30S ribosomal protein S12, protein MPTINQLVRKPRKDKVWKTKAPALNRGLNSLQKKVTNTTSPQKRGVCTRVATMTPKKPNSALRKYARVRLTNGMEVTAYIPGEGHNLQEHSVVLIRGGRVKDLPGVRYHIIRGTLDTAGVNNRQQGRSLYGAKKPKTKS, encoded by the coding sequence ATGCCAACAATTAACCAATTAGTTAGAAAACCACGTAAAGATAAAGTTTGAAAAACAAAAGCGCCGGCTTTAAACCGTGGGCTGAACTCTTTACAAAAAAAAGTAACTAATACGACATCTCCTCAAAAAAGAGGGGTTTGTACTCGTGTTGCAACAATGACACCAAAAAAACCCAACTCAGCGTTAAGAAAATATGCTCGTGTTCGTTTAACAAACGGAATGGAAGTTACCGCTTACATTCCTGGTGAAGGGCATAACTTACAAGAACACAGCGTTGTGTTAATTCGTGGTGGTAGGGTTAAAGACTTACCTGGGGTAAGATACCATATCATTCGGGGAACATTGGATACTGCTGGTGTTAATAACCGTCAGCAAGGAAGATCACTTTATGGAGCAAAAAAACCTAAAACAAAATCTTAG
- the rpsG gene encoding 30S ribosomal protein S7, with amino-acid sequence MRKRRAEKRDVLPDPIYNSKLVTRAINKIMIDGKRGVAQTILYGAFEKIKEKTNADPLETFNKALENITPHLELKVRRIGGANYQVPIEVNEDRKITLGLRWLISYARLRNEKSMTDKLANEILDAANGVGGAVKKKDDTHKMAEANKAFAHYRW; translated from the coding sequence ATGCGTAAACGTAGAGCTGAAAAGAGAGATGTTTTACCAGATCCAATTTATAATTCAAAATTAGTAACACGTGCCATTAATAAAATTATGATTGACGGTAAAAGAGGAGTTGCTCAAACAATCTTGTATGGAGCTTTTGAAAAAATTAAAGAAAAAACAAATGCGGATCCGTTAGAAACATTTAACAAAGCCCTTGAAAATATTACTCCACATTTAGAATTAAAAGTGCGTAGAATTGGGGGAGCTAACTACCAAGTCCCAATTGAAGTTAATGAAGATCGTAAAATTACTTTAGGATTAAGATGATTAATTAGTTATGCAAGATTAAGAAATGAAAAAAGTATGACTGATAAATTAGCAAATGAAATTTTAGATGCTGCAAACGGAGTTGGGGGAGCAGTTAAGAAAAAAGATGATACCCATAAAATGGCAGAAGCTAATAAAGCATTTGCTCATTATCGTTGATAA